A section of the Streptomyces sp. SCL15-4 genome encodes:
- a CDS encoding acetoacetate decarboxylase translates to MRAEDVVRALSTPLDAPAFPAGPYRFTDREYFDITYRTDPEALRRVVPEPLRVTEPLVRFEVMRMPDATGLGDYTEAGQLAVVEHEGERGEYSISMHVDNFPAIAGGREIGAYPKKAGRPRLYVDQDTLVGTLDHGTLPVARATMGYKHRPLNTEQAREELTRPAFMLKKLPHYDGSPRICELVRTQITEIVVKGAWSGPARLQLFAHALAPLADLPVLEVVSAAHVLTDLTLGRAHVVHDYLA, encoded by the coding sequence ATGCGAGCCGAGGACGTCGTCCGTGCACTGTCGACACCGCTGGATGCCCCGGCCTTCCCGGCGGGCCCGTACCGGTTCACCGACCGCGAGTACTTCGACATCACCTACCGGACGGACCCCGAGGCCCTGCGCCGGGTGGTGCCGGAACCCCTGCGGGTGACGGAGCCGCTGGTCCGCTTCGAGGTCATGCGGATGCCGGACGCCACCGGTCTGGGCGACTACACGGAGGCCGGCCAGCTGGCCGTCGTGGAGCACGAGGGCGAGAGGGGCGAGTACAGCATCTCGATGCACGTGGACAACTTCCCCGCCATCGCGGGCGGACGGGAGATCGGCGCCTACCCGAAGAAGGCCGGCCGCCCCCGGCTGTACGTCGACCAGGACACCCTCGTCGGCACCCTCGACCACGGCACACTGCCCGTCGCCCGCGCCACGATGGGCTACAAGCACCGGCCGCTGAACACCGAGCAGGCCCGTGAGGAACTGACCCGGCCGGCGTTCATGCTCAAGAAGCTGCCGCACTACGACGGTTCGCCGCGCATCTGCGAACTGGTCCGGACGCAGATCACCGAGATCGTGGTCAAGGGCGCCTGGAGCGGTCCCGCGCGGCTCCAGCTCTTCGCCCACGCGCTGGCCCCGCTCGCGGACCTGCCGGTGCTGGAGGTCGTCTCCGCCGCCCACGTCCTCACCGACCTGACCCTGGGCCGCGCCCACGTCGTCCACGACTACCTCGCCTGA
- a CDS encoding 3-hydroxyacyl-CoA dehydrogenase NAD-binding domain-containing protein — MSDHGIAGIREVTVVGGGVIGASWAALFLARGLAVTVSDPQPGVDEAVRGHIAQAAPALSALGLDTSDLTARLAFVPDLADAVRAADLVQENGPERLEVKHAMWRTIEEHAPAGALFATSTSGIPATEIATVLKAPERLVVGHPFNPPHLVPLVEVVPGERTSPETTERARAFYQALGKRPQVLRKEVPGFVANRLQSAVFRECVHLVSEGVVTMQELDDIVTSSLGQRWAVAGPFRSFHLGGGDGGLPHFMSHLGTGMERRWADMAEEEVAFDERTRQLLTEQVKDFGGSVADLAAARDRRQIAVMRALGEGYDG, encoded by the coding sequence ATGTCCGACCACGGCATCGCCGGAATCCGCGAGGTCACCGTCGTGGGAGGAGGTGTGATCGGCGCCTCCTGGGCGGCACTGTTCCTGGCCCGCGGGCTCGCCGTCACGGTCAGCGACCCGCAGCCCGGTGTCGACGAGGCCGTCCGCGGGCACATCGCGCAGGCCGCGCCCGCGCTGAGCGCACTGGGGCTGGACACCTCGGACCTCACCGCCCGGCTCGCCTTCGTACCGGACCTGGCGGACGCGGTCCGCGCGGCGGACCTGGTGCAGGAGAACGGCCCGGAACGGCTGGAGGTCAAGCACGCGATGTGGCGCACCATCGAGGAGCACGCTCCCGCCGGCGCCCTGTTCGCCACCTCCACCTCCGGCATCCCCGCCACCGAGATCGCCACCGTCCTGAAGGCCCCGGAGCGGCTGGTCGTGGGCCATCCCTTCAACCCGCCGCACCTGGTGCCGCTGGTGGAGGTCGTGCCGGGCGAGCGGACCTCGCCGGAGACCACCGAGCGCGCCCGCGCCTTCTACCAGGCCCTGGGCAAGCGCCCGCAGGTGCTGCGCAAGGAGGTGCCGGGGTTCGTCGCGAACCGGCTCCAGTCGGCGGTCTTCCGCGAGTGCGTGCACCTGGTGAGCGAGGGCGTGGTCACCATGCAGGAGCTGGACGACATCGTCACCTCCTCCCTCGGCCAGCGCTGGGCGGTCGCCGGTCCCTTCCGCTCCTTCCACCTCGGCGGCGGCGACGGCGGGCTGCCGCACTTCATGAGCCACCTCGGGACCGGCATGGAGCGCCGCTGGGCCGACATGGCCGAGGAGGAGGTCGCGTTCGACGAGCGCACCCGGCAGTTGCTGACCGAGCAGGTGAAGGACTTCGGCGGCAGCGTCGCCGACCTCGCCGCCGCGCGCGACCGCAGGCAGATCGCCGTCATGCGCGCCCTCGGCGAGGGCTACGACGGCTGA
- a CDS encoding CoA transferase, protein MSTEAVTARIRKALAHPVTHEDDGFDIHEALREVLACAGLRPEDSGGKITFLGSDPVVPSIMRLGAVPALGMTAKSVALAALWRRRGGEGQDITMDLRKAPHRLCPFYDKKWELLNGYPGGTPSDPVNPLGFDFYRTRDDRWVMPLNPYPKIKNAVYKLLRTWPERQAVADAVAQWNAADLEQAGDEIGVVMPMLRTTEEFLREPAYEYIAREPLIKIEKIGDSAPEPLSAGAGQPLSGVRALGMGHIIAGAGVGRDLAQHGADVLNLWRPNELEHDSTYNSANVGVRSATIDPYGTEGRARIGQLLRDADLFYANRRPGYLEKIGLSAEEAAAVRPGIIHCSFSLAGESGPWAGRVGFDQTAGALGGIMLMEGEDGVAAGPASTPALPYISVVNDYVLSWLATTGAVAALMRRAEEGGSYRVTLNLTRVATWILSLGVFDRDYAQKTALDPDPRSPHAYLDPDTFTADTPCGRYQGVTDQVVMSRTPGRFRTVLVPRGSGAPVWLPRHG, encoded by the coding sequence ATGAGTACCGAAGCAGTGACCGCACGCATCCGGAAGGCCCTCGCCCATCCCGTCACCCACGAGGACGACGGCTTCGACATCCACGAGGCCCTGCGCGAGGTGCTGGCCTGCGCCGGCCTGCGCCCCGAGGACAGCGGCGGGAAGATCACGTTCCTCGGCAGCGACCCGGTCGTGCCGAGCATCATGCGCCTGGGCGCCGTACCCGCGCTGGGGATGACCGCCAAGTCGGTCGCGCTGGCCGCCCTGTGGCGCCGGCGGGGCGGCGAGGGCCAGGACATCACCATGGACCTGCGCAAGGCCCCGCACCGGCTGTGCCCGTTCTACGACAAGAAGTGGGAGCTGCTCAACGGCTATCCCGGCGGCACCCCCTCGGACCCGGTCAACCCGCTCGGGTTCGACTTCTACCGGACCCGTGACGACCGCTGGGTGATGCCGCTCAACCCCTACCCGAAGATCAAGAACGCCGTCTACAAGCTGCTGCGCACCTGGCCCGAGAGGCAGGCCGTCGCCGACGCCGTCGCCCAGTGGAACGCCGCCGACCTGGAGCAGGCCGGTGACGAGATCGGCGTGGTGATGCCGATGCTGCGCACCACGGAGGAGTTCCTGCGGGAACCGGCGTACGAGTACATCGCACGGGAACCGCTCATCAAGATCGAGAAGATCGGCGACAGCGCGCCCGAGCCCCTGAGCGCCGGCGCCGGCCAGCCGCTGTCCGGCGTCCGCGCCCTCGGCATGGGCCACATCATCGCCGGTGCCGGCGTCGGCCGGGACCTGGCCCAGCACGGCGCCGACGTGCTGAACCTCTGGCGGCCGAACGAGCTGGAGCACGACTCCACGTACAACAGCGCCAACGTCGGCGTCCGTTCGGCCACCATCGACCCCTACGGCACCGAGGGCCGGGCGCGGATCGGGCAACTGCTGCGCGACGCCGACCTGTTCTACGCCAACCGCCGCCCCGGCTACCTGGAGAAGATCGGCCTGAGCGCCGAGGAGGCCGCGGCCGTCCGCCCCGGCATCATCCACTGCAGCTTCTCCCTCGCCGGCGAGAGCGGCCCCTGGGCCGGGCGGGTGGGCTTCGACCAGACCGCGGGCGCGCTCGGCGGCATCATGCTGATGGAGGGCGAGGACGGTGTCGCGGCCGGGCCGGCCAGCACTCCGGCTCTGCCGTACATCAGTGTCGTCAACGACTACGTCCTGTCCTGGCTGGCCACCACCGGCGCGGTCGCCGCGCTGATGCGGCGCGCCGAGGAGGGCGGCAGCTACCGCGTCACGCTCAACCTCACCCGCGTCGCGACCTGGATCCTCAGCCTCGGCGTCTTCGACCGGGACTATGCCCAAAAGACCGCCCTCGACCCCGACCCGCGCTCCCCGCACGCCTATCTCGACCCGGACACCTTCACCGCCGACACTCCCTGCGGCCGCTACCAGGGCGTCACCGACCAGGTGGTCATGTCCCGGACGCCGGGGCGGTTCCGCACGGTGCTGGTGCCGCGCGGCAGCGGCGCGCCGGTCTGGCTCCCCCGGCACGGCTGA
- a CDS encoding O-acetyl-ADP-ribose deacetylase, with protein MTGITLVQGDITRQHADAVVNAANSSLLGGGGVDGAIHRRGGPAILAECRALRASRYGRGLPTGHAVATTAGDLDARWVIHTVGPVWSPAEDRSDLLASCYRESLRVADDLGARTVAFPAISTGVYRWPMADAARIAARTVRTAPTAVEEIRFVLFDTQAYETFARELGGLG; from the coding sequence ATGACCGGCATCACCCTCGTCCAAGGCGACATCACCCGGCAGCACGCCGACGCCGTCGTCAACGCGGCCAACTCCTCGCTCCTGGGCGGCGGGGGAGTGGACGGCGCGATCCACCGCCGCGGCGGCCCGGCCATCCTGGCGGAGTGCCGCGCGCTGCGCGCCTCCCGGTACGGCAGGGGCCTGCCCACCGGTCACGCGGTCGCCACCACGGCGGGCGACCTGGACGCCCGCTGGGTGATCCACACGGTGGGCCCGGTCTGGTCGCCGGCGGAGGACCGCTCGGACCTCCTCGCCTCCTGCTACCGCGAGTCCCTGCGCGTCGCCGACGACCTCGGCGCCCGCACGGTCGCGTTCCCCGCCATCTCCACCGGCGTCTACCGCTGGCCGATGGCGGACGCGGCCCGCATCGCGGCCCGGACGGTGCGCACCGCTCCCACCGCCGTCGAGGAGATCCGCTTCGTCCTCTTCGACACCCAGGCGTACGAGACCTTCGCCCGGGAACTCGGCGGCCTCGGCTGA
- a CDS encoding NAD(P)/FAD-dependent oxidoreductase translates to MPSMLDAVVVGAGPNGLTAAVELARRGFSVALFEAKSTVGGGARTEELTLPGFRHDPCSAAHPLAVNSPAFRALPLNRYGLEWLHAPLPMAHPFPDGTAAVLSRSVAETAASFGPRDAGPYRRLVEPLLAHWDTLVRDFMSLPLTALPRDPVTLARFGLAGLPPSTWLMRRFKDERFKTLFAGLVAHVMAPLGGLATSAIGLVFALSAHARGWPVARGGSQALSDALAAYLRDLGGEVHTDFEVKRLDDLPPARAYVFDTSPAALARIAGFGDHYAGYRYGPSVFKIDYALDGPVPWTAPEARAAGTVQIGASRAEIGTALRAASREGRAPERPFMITVQPSVADPTRAPEGKHVFWAYGHVPNGWSGDLTETIERQLERFAPGFRDRVLARATAGPAEMAARNANYVGGDIACGAASGLQLLLRPKPSLFPYHTPHPAVFLCSSATPPGPGVHGMSGHNAAKAVWRRLRQD, encoded by the coding sequence GTGCCGTCGATGCTCGATGCGGTCGTGGTGGGTGCGGGACCGAACGGACTGACCGCCGCGGTGGAGCTGGCCCGCCGCGGCTTCTCCGTGGCCCTGTTCGAGGCGAAGTCCACCGTCGGCGGCGGCGCCCGCACCGAGGAGCTGACGCTGCCCGGCTTCCGGCACGACCCGTGCTCGGCCGCCCACCCCCTCGCCGTCAACTCCCCGGCGTTCCGCGCTCTCCCGCTTAACCGGTACGGCCTGGAGTGGCTGCACGCCCCGCTGCCCATGGCCCACCCGTTCCCGGACGGCACCGCGGCCGTGCTGTCCCGCTCGGTGGCCGAGACCGCCGCCTCCTTCGGACCGCGCGACGCGGGCCCGTACCGCAGACTGGTCGAGCCGCTGCTCGCCCACTGGGACACGCTCGTGCGGGACTTCATGTCCCTGCCGCTGACCGCGCTGCCCCGCGACCCGGTCACCCTCGCCCGCTTCGGGCTGGCCGGGCTGCCGCCGTCCACCTGGCTGATGCGCCGCTTCAAGGACGAGCGGTTCAAGACCCTCTTCGCCGGCCTCGTCGCCCATGTGATGGCACCGCTGGGCGGCCTGGCCACCAGCGCCATCGGGCTGGTCTTCGCCCTGTCCGCGCACGCCCGCGGCTGGCCGGTGGCCCGCGGCGGCTCCCAGGCCCTCTCCGACGCCCTCGCCGCGTATCTGAGAGACCTCGGCGGCGAGGTGCACACCGACTTCGAGGTCAAGCGCCTGGACGACCTGCCGCCCGCCCGCGCGTACGTCTTCGACACCTCGCCCGCCGCGCTCGCCCGGATCGCCGGCTTCGGCGACCACTACGCCGGATACCGCTACGGCCCCAGCGTCTTCAAGATCGACTACGCGCTGGACGGCCCGGTGCCCTGGACGGCGCCCGAGGCCCGCGCCGCCGGCACCGTCCAGATCGGCGCGAGCCGGGCCGAGATCGGCACCGCCCTGCGCGCCGCCTCCCGCGAGGGACGCGCGCCCGAGCGGCCGTTCATGATCACCGTGCAGCCGAGCGTGGCCGACCCGACCCGGGCTCCCGAGGGCAAGCACGTCTTCTGGGCGTACGGCCATGTGCCGAACGGCTGGTCCGGGGACCTCACCGAGACCATAGAACGCCAGCTGGAGCGCTTCGCCCCCGGCTTCCGCGACCGCGTGCTGGCCCGCGCCACCGCCGGGCCCGCCGAGATGGCCGCCCGCAACGCCAACTACGTCGGCGGGGACATCGCCTGCGGCGCGGCCTCCGGACTCCAGCTGCTGCTGCGCCCCAAGCCGTCCCTGTTCCCGTACCACACACCTCATCCGGCCGTCTTCCTCTGCTCCTCGGCCACGCCGCCCGGACCCGGTGTGCACGGCATGTCCGGCCACAACGCGGCCAAGGCGGTCTGGCGGAGACTGCGACAGGACTGA
- a CDS encoding inositol monophosphatase family protein gives MIEETETIEEFLARRSADVEEAVREAAAAEILPRFRRLAAHEVDQKSGPHDLVTDADRLAELRLTEALGALLPGSVVVGEEAVHADPAVYEALQGDTPVWIVDPVDGTRQFVHGDDGFCTLVALAHRGAVIASWTYAAARGRFATAVRGRGAFLDGERLFAGPPEPGRDLVVATSHPDYTTDEQKRALRALWTDGLAPRACGSAGLEYLAVARGELDAVAFSWEAAWDHAAGLLLVEEAGGTHLTLTGEPFRVTGGNALPFTAARDAATARRVADVLRTAS, from the coding sequence ATGATCGAAGAGACGGAAACCATCGAGGAGTTTCTCGCCCGCCGCTCGGCCGACGTGGAGGAGGCGGTCCGCGAGGCCGCCGCGGCCGAGATCCTGCCCCGCTTCCGCCGCCTCGCCGCGCACGAGGTGGACCAGAAGAGCGGCCCGCACGACCTGGTCACGGACGCCGACCGGCTCGCCGAGCTGCGGCTCACCGAGGCCCTCGGCGCGCTGCTGCCCGGCTCCGTGGTGGTCGGCGAGGAAGCGGTGCACGCCGACCCGGCGGTGTACGAGGCGCTGCAGGGCGACACACCGGTCTGGATCGTCGACCCGGTGGACGGCACCCGCCAGTTCGTCCACGGCGACGACGGCTTCTGCACCCTGGTGGCCCTCGCCCACCGCGGCGCCGTGATCGCCTCCTGGACCTACGCCGCCGCGCGCGGCCGGTTCGCCACCGCCGTCCGCGGCCGCGGCGCCTTCCTCGACGGCGAGCGGCTGTTCGCCGGCCCGCCCGAGCCCGGCCGGGACCTCGTCGTCGCCACCTCCCACCCGGACTACACCACCGACGAGCAGAAGCGCGCGCTGCGCGCCCTGTGGACCGACGGCCTCGCCCCGCGCGCGTGCGGCTCGGCGGGCCTGGAGTACCTCGCGGTCGCCCGGGGCGAGCTGGACGCCGTCGCCTTCTCCTGGGAGGCCGCCTGGGACCACGCGGCCGGGCTGCTCCTGGTCGAGGAGGCCGGCGGCACGCACCTCACCCTGACCGGCGAGCCGTTCCGCGTGACCGGCGGCAACGCCCTGCCGTTCACCGCCGCGCGGGACGCCGCCACCGCCCGCCGGGTGGCCGACGTGCTGCGCACCGCCTCCTGA
- a CDS encoding gamma-glutamyltransferase family protein has product MRFTTRPTLQGTFGMVSSTHWLASQSAMAVLEDGGNAFDAAVAGAFVLHVVEPHLNGPAGEVPILLAPAGGDVRVLCGQGVAPAGATPAHYRGLGLDLVPGTGPLAAAVPGAFDAWLLLLRDHGTKSLDDVLKYAVGYAEHGHAPVENVGATVESVRRLFETEWTSSAEVYLPGGRPPRPGTLLRNPALAATWKRLLAETAHAGDREARIDAAREVWRSGFIAEALVRQSGRPTRDTSGERHTGTLTEADLAGWSAHYETPVTYDWNGWTVCKAGPWSQGPVLLQQLALLPPELPAPGSADHVHLLIEGCKLAMADREAWYGDAAEVPLAELLSDGYNAGRRALIGEKASYDLRPGSPGGRPPRLPAHAHATADARPGFDPLGAGEPTVARLPGAPALAEATGEAEVAADGSTRGDTCHLDVVDRWGNMIAATPSGGWLQSNPVVPELGFPLGTRLQMTWLEEGLPGTLTPGRRPRTTLTPSLALRDGVPVLAFGTPGGDQQDQWQLHFFLAAVLRAPVRGGLDLQGAVDAPNWHNDSFPGSFHPRRRRPGSVTVESRMGSGVIEELRRRGHDVTVGPAWSEGRLCAVARDPATGILSAAANPRGMQGYAVGR; this is encoded by the coding sequence ATGCGGTTCACGACCCGACCCACCCTGCAAGGCACCTTCGGCATGGTCTCCTCCACGCACTGGCTGGCCTCCCAGTCGGCGATGGCGGTGCTGGAGGACGGCGGCAACGCCTTCGACGCGGCCGTGGCCGGCGCGTTCGTGCTGCACGTCGTGGAACCGCACCTGAACGGGCCGGCCGGCGAGGTCCCGATCCTGCTCGCCCCGGCGGGCGGCGACGTGCGCGTGCTGTGCGGACAGGGCGTGGCCCCGGCGGGCGCCACCCCGGCCCACTACCGGGGGCTCGGGCTGGACCTCGTACCCGGCACCGGACCGCTCGCCGCCGCCGTGCCCGGCGCCTTCGACGCCTGGCTGCTCCTGCTGCGCGACCACGGCACCAAGTCCCTCGACGACGTCCTGAAGTACGCCGTCGGCTACGCCGAGCACGGGCACGCGCCCGTGGAGAACGTCGGCGCGACCGTGGAGAGCGTACGGCGGCTGTTCGAGACCGAGTGGACGTCGTCGGCCGAGGTGTACCTGCCCGGCGGCCGGCCGCCCCGCCCCGGCACCCTGCTGCGCAACCCCGCGCTCGCCGCGACGTGGAAGCGGCTGCTGGCCGAGACCGCGCACGCGGGCGACCGGGAGGCGCGGATCGACGCCGCGCGCGAGGTGTGGCGCTCCGGCTTCATCGCCGAGGCGCTGGTACGGCAGTCCGGGCGGCCCACCAGGGACACCAGCGGCGAACGGCACACCGGCACGCTCACCGAGGCCGACCTGGCCGGGTGGTCGGCCCACTACGAGACCCCGGTGACCTACGACTGGAACGGCTGGACCGTATGCAAGGCCGGCCCCTGGAGCCAGGGCCCGGTGCTGCTCCAGCAGCTCGCCCTGCTCCCGCCCGAGCTGCCCGCCCCGGGCTCCGCCGATCACGTGCACCTGCTGATCGAGGGCTGCAAGCTCGCCATGGCCGACCGCGAGGCCTGGTACGGCGACGCCGCCGAGGTCCCGCTCGCCGAGCTGCTGTCGGACGGCTACAACGCCGGGCGGCGGGCCCTGATCGGCGAGAAGGCCTCCTACGACCTGCGCCCCGGCAGCCCCGGCGGACGCCCCCCGAGGCTGCCCGCCCACGCGCACGCGACGGCGGACGCCCGGCCCGGCTTCGACCCGCTGGGCGCCGGCGAGCCGACCGTCGCCCGGCTGCCCGGCGCGCCCGCCCTCGCGGAGGCCACCGGTGAGGCCGAGGTGGCCGCCGACGGCTCGACCCGGGGCGACACCTGCCACCTGGACGTGGTCGACCGCTGGGGCAACATGATCGCGGCCACGCCCAGCGGCGGCTGGCTCCAGTCCAACCCCGTCGTCCCCGAACTCGGCTTCCCGCTCGGCACCCGGCTGCAGATGACCTGGCTGGAGGAGGGCCTGCCCGGCACCCTCACCCCCGGCCGCCGCCCCCGCACCACCCTCACCCCGTCCCTCGCGCTGCGCGACGGAGTGCCGGTCCTGGCGTTCGGCACGCCCGGCGGTGACCAGCAGGACCAGTGGCAGCTGCACTTCTTCCTGGCCGCCGTCCTGCGCGCCCCCGTCCGCGGCGGCCTCGACCTCCAGGGCGCCGTCGACGCCCCCAACTGGCACAACGACAGCTTCCCCGGCTCCTTCCACCCGCGCCGCCGGCGCCCCGGCAGCGTGACCGTGGAGTCCCGCATGGGCTCCGGGGTGATCGAGGAGCTGCGGCGGCGCGGCCACGACGTCACCGTTGGCCCGGCCTGGTCCGAAGGCCGGCTGTGCGCGGTGGCCCGGGACCCGGCCACCGGCATCCTGTCGGCGGCGGCGAACCCGCGGGGCATGCAGGGATACGCCGTGGGCCGCTGA
- a CDS encoding carbohydrate binding domain-containing protein: protein MRPTAAATASATTTVFYYTKTKNWPSAYLHYAPDGGSWTVVPGVGMEPACTDWVKKTVDLGSATGLRAAFNNGSGTWDNNGGGNYALGTGTVTVKDGVIAHSDPCADTGTGSGNEATVYYSTATTGWTTANIHYAPAGGSWTTAPGAGMEPACTGWWKKTLDIGTATSLKAAFNNGNGVWDNNNSADYTLATGTSTVQDRKVTTGAKNPCAAADPDTQAPTAPAKVTATATHTSVVVGWDAATDDTGVVKYQVTRTGGTKGTTVTDVTSTVLTDTGLEAKTAYTYTVKAVDAAGNTSPASAAATVTTGEQAPEPATGTPLGTDPRKDPIYFVLTARFYDGDSANNRGGSQHVKSGNAAGNDPMFRGDFKGLVDKLDYIKALGFSAVWITPVVLNRSDYDYHGYHGYDFYKVEPRLESAGASYQDLINAAHAKGMKIYQDVVYNHSSRWGAKGLFTPTVYGVRDSQWSWYYDEKNDGFEYDGLTVEPKSGKSYYNGDLWSTAEPTGNTCVNWGKPTGGRSAEGYTVYNCQWPSPTSGMFPKQYYHQCWIGNWEGEDSRSCWLHEDLADFNTESTAVQNYLIGAYDKYIDMGVDGFRLDTAVHVPRVTWNRRFLPAIQERVTQKFGAGKAANFFVFAEVGAFVNDKWNRGSVNHSAQFYTWKERKEYSADDARAALEQYDYEEQLGTGSQPTSTNAFLNGNTYHAPDHSQASGMNIIDMRMHMNFGDAQNAYGNGKDSDDSVNDATYNVVYVDSHDYGPNKSSTRYSGGTDAWAENMSLMWTFRGIPTLYYGSEIEFQKGKQIDCGPTCPLASTGRAYYGDHLAGTVTASDFGKVGSATGEVADTLAQPLVKHLQRLNQIRRAVPALQMGQYSTDGISGGMAFKRRYTSGGTDSFALVTVSGGATYTGIPNGTYTDAVTGDVKTVSNGTLSVAAPGKGNLRVYVLGGPGKIGTDGPYLK, encoded by the coding sequence ATGCGGCCGACGGCCGCCGCCACCGCCTCCGCCACGACGACCGTCTTCTACTACACGAAGACGAAGAACTGGCCGTCCGCCTACCTGCACTACGCCCCCGACGGCGGCTCGTGGACGGTCGTCCCCGGCGTCGGCATGGAGCCCGCCTGCACGGACTGGGTGAAGAAGACCGTCGACCTCGGCTCGGCCACCGGGCTGCGGGCCGCCTTCAACAACGGCAGCGGCACCTGGGACAACAACGGCGGCGGCAATTACGCCCTGGGCACCGGAACCGTCACCGTCAAGGACGGGGTGATCGCCCACAGCGACCCGTGCGCGGACACCGGCACGGGCTCCGGGAACGAGGCGACCGTCTACTACTCGACGGCCACGACCGGCTGGACCACCGCCAACATCCACTACGCCCCGGCCGGCGGTTCCTGGACCACCGCCCCCGGCGCCGGCATGGAGCCCGCCTGCACCGGCTGGTGGAAGAAGACCCTCGACATCGGCACCGCCACCTCGCTGAAGGCGGCGTTCAACAACGGCAACGGCGTCTGGGACAACAACAACAGCGCCGACTACACGCTCGCCACCGGCACCTCCACCGTGCAGGACCGGAAGGTCACCACCGGGGCGAAGAACCCCTGCGCCGCGGCGGACCCCGACACCCAGGCCCCCACGGCCCCCGCCAAGGTCACCGCCACCGCCACCCACACCTCCGTCGTGGTCGGCTGGGACGCGGCCACCGACGACACGGGTGTGGTGAAGTACCAGGTCACCCGCACCGGCGGCACCAAGGGCACGACCGTCACGGACGTCACCTCCACGGTCCTGACCGACACCGGGCTGGAGGCGAAGACGGCCTACACCTACACCGTCAAGGCGGTCGACGCGGCCGGCAACACCTCACCGGCCTCGGCGGCGGCCACGGTGACCACCGGGGAGCAGGCGCCGGAGCCCGCCACCGGCACCCCGCTCGGCACCGACCCGCGCAAGGACCCCATCTACTTCGTCCTCACCGCCCGCTTCTACGACGGTGACAGCGCCAACAACCGCGGCGGCAGCCAGCACGTGAAGTCCGGCAACGCGGCCGGCAACGACCCGATGTTCCGCGGCGACTTCAAGGGGCTGGTCGACAAGCTCGACTACATCAAGGCCCTCGGCTTCTCCGCCGTCTGGATCACCCCGGTCGTCCTCAACCGCTCGGACTACGACTACCACGGCTACCACGGCTACGACTTCTACAAGGTCGAGCCGCGCCTGGAATCGGCCGGCGCCTCCTACCAGGACCTGATCAACGCGGCCCACGCCAAGGGCATGAAGATCTACCAGGACGTGGTGTACAACCACAGCTCCCGCTGGGGCGCCAAGGGCCTGTTCACACCGACCGTGTACGGCGTCCGCGACAGCCAGTGGAGCTGGTACTACGACGAGAAGAACGACGGCTTCGAGTACGACGGCCTGACGGTCGAGCCCAAGTCCGGTAAGTCGTACTACAACGGCGACCTGTGGTCCACCGCCGAACCGACGGGCAACACCTGCGTCAACTGGGGCAAGCCGACCGGCGGCAGGAGCGCGGAGGGCTACACCGTCTACAACTGCCAGTGGCCAAGCCCCACCTCGGGCATGTTCCCCAAGCAGTACTACCACCAGTGCTGGATCGGCAACTGGGAGGGCGAGGACTCACGCTCCTGCTGGCTGCACGAGGACCTCGCCGACTTCAACACCGAGTCCACCGCGGTGCAGAACTACCTCATCGGCGCCTACGACAAGTACATCGACATGGGCGTCGACGGCTTCCGCCTGGACACGGCCGTACACGTGCCCCGGGTCACCTGGAACCGCCGCTTCCTGCCCGCCATCCAGGAACGGGTCACGCAGAAGTTCGGTGCCGGGAAGGCGGCCAACTTCTTCGTCTTCGCCGAGGTCGGGGCCTTCGTCAACGACAAGTGGAACCGCGGGTCCGTGAACCACTCCGCCCAGTTCTACACCTGGAAGGAACGCAAGGAGTACAGCGCCGACGACGCCCGGGCGGCCCTCGAACAGTACGACTACGAGGAACAGCTGGGCACCGGCAGCCAGCCCACCTCCACCAACGCCTTCCTCAACGGCAACACCTACCACGCCCCGGACCACTCGCAGGCCTCCGGCATGAACATCATCGACATGCGCATGCACATGAACTTCGGTGACGCGCAGAACGCCTACGGCAACGGCAAGGACTCCGACGACAGCGTCAACGACGCCACCTACAACGTCGTCTACGTCGACAGCCACGACTACGGCCCGAACAAGTCGTCCACGCGCTACAGCGGCGGCACCGACGCCTGGGCCGAGAACATGTCCCTGATGTGGACCTTCCGCGGCATCCCGACGCTGTACTACGGCTCGGAGATCGAGTTCCAGAAGGGCAAGCAGATCGACTGCGGCCCCACCTGCCCGCTCGCCTCCACCGGACGCGCCTACTACGGCGACCACCTGGCCGGTACCGTCACCGCCTCGGACTTCGGCAAGGTCGGCTCCGCCACCGGCGAGGTCGCCGACACCCTCGCCCAGCCCCTGGTCAAGCACCTCCAGCGGCTCAACCAGATCCGCCGGGCCGTGCCGGCCCTGCAAATGGGCCAGTACTCCACCGACGGCATCTCGGGCGGCATGGCGTTCAAGCGCCGCTACACCAGCGGCGGCACGGACAGCTTCGCCCTCGTCACGGTCTCCGGCGGCGCCACCTACACCGGCATCCCGAACGGCACCTACACCGACGCCGTCACCGGAGACGTGAAGACCGTCTCCAACGGCACGCTGTCCGTCGCGGCCCCGGGCAAGGGCAACCTCCGGGTGTACGTGCTCGGCGGCCCCGGCAAGATCGGCACCGACGGCCCCTACCTGAAGTGA